From the Oryza glaberrima chromosome 5, OglaRS2, whole genome shotgun sequence genome, one window contains:
- the LOC127773160 gene encoding protein DMP6-like, whose amino-acid sequence MRLHALNPHQFPSVFAVATLAETRKGMRTSARASSSSSASMATAAQRDDVESRRDGGENERRPLLEKRSAGDGGGGSGGDGMSPVQRAISQTYQSTAHLAKLLPTGTVLAFQLLSPIVTNQGHCDVEANRAMAGALIALCALSCFVLSFTDSFRDAATGGAVRYGFATPAGLWVIDGGAPLDPQAAAAYRLRLLDLVHAVVSVMVFAAVALFDQNVVSCFYPVPSEGTRQVLTALPIAIGVVGSMLFVSFPTTRHGIGFPLSPR is encoded by the coding sequence ATGCGTTTGCACGCTTTAAATCCTCATCAATTCCCTTCCGTTTTCGCAGTAGCAACATTGGCAGAGACGAGGAAGGGAATGCGAACAAGTGCCagggcatcatcatcatcatcggcgtcaatggcgacggcggcgcagcgcgaCGACGTGGAGTCACGGCGTGATGGTGGTGAGAATGAGAGGCGGCCGCTGCTGGAGAAGCgatccgccggcgacggcggcggcggcagcggcggagatgGCATGAGCCCGGTGCAGAGGGCGATCAGCCAGACGTATCAGAGCACGGCGCACCTGGCGAAGCTGCTGCCGACGGGCACCGTGCTGGCGTTCCAGCTGCTGTCGCCGATCGTCACCAACCAGGGGCACTGCGACGTCGAGGCCAACCGCGCCATGGCGGGCGCGCTCATCGCGCTCTGCGCGCTCTCCTGCTTCGTCCTCAGCTTCACGGACAGCTTCCGCGACGCCGCCACGGGCGGCGCCGTGCGGTACGGGTTCGCCACGCCGGCGGGGCTCTGGgtcatcgacggcggcgcgccgctcGACCCGCAGGCCGCCGCGGCGTACCGGTTGCGGCTACTCGACCTGGTGCACGCCGTCGTCTCCGTGATGgtgttcgccgccgtcgcgctgtTCGACCAGAACGTGGTGTCGTGCTTCTACCCGGTGCCATCCGAGGGCACGAGGCAGGTGCTCACGGCGCTGCCGATCGCCATCGGCGTCGTCGGGAGCATGCTGTTCGTGAGCTTCCCGACCACACGCCATGGCATCGGGTTCCCACTCTCGCCGCGCTAA